The following proteins are encoded in a genomic region of Thunnus maccoyii chromosome 8, fThuMac1.1, whole genome shotgun sequence:
- the LOC121901607 gene encoding ras-GEF domain-containing family member 1C-like isoform X2, giving the protein MPQTVCSGTMFTTPSGFSPHLACAEPGEEEEAAQEGQGPGACLADGPPITSASLDTLIQNLVPTADYYPEKAYVFTFLLSARLFIPPPELLARVCELCIKQQQLDQSPLDTAKVRKFGPKILQLLTEWTETFPTDFRDEKMVGHLKDIIHRIAPCDEAYWKTLNQVLQKLSQRLALMSQGEESIVKVSLNASSISDKLVAFKTKPPPIQKDMLSICNDPYTLAQQLTHVELEHLSHIEPEEFVQAFVQKDPLDGTQPCFSDQKKKTSNLEAYVRWFNRLCYLVATEICMPAKKKQRAQVIEFFIDVARECFNIGNFNSLMAIISGMNMSPVSRLKKTWGKAKTAKFFILEHQMDPTGNFYNYRTALRGAAHRSQTANSNRERIVIPFFSLLIKDIYFLNEGCANRLPNGHVNFEKFVELARQVGEFMTWKQVECPFEEDRAILHYLHTAPIFSEDGLYLASYESESPENQVEKDRWKALRSNVLGKT; this is encoded by the exons ATGCCCCAGACTGTGTGCTCAGGCACCATGTTCACCACTCCCAGTGGCTTCAGCCCCCATCTGGCCTGCGCTGAGcctggggaggaggaggaggccgcACAGGAGGGCCAGGGGCCCGGGGCTTGCCTGGCCGATGGGCCCCCGATCACCTCTGCCTCCCTGGACACCCTTATCCAGAACTTGGTGCCCACTGCTGATTACTACCCCGAG AAAGCCTATGTGTTTACCTTCTTGCTGAGTGCCCGTCTGTTCATCCCTCCTCCGGAGCTGTTGGCCAGGGTGTGTGAGCTGTGcattaaacagcagcagctggatCAGAGCCCACTCGATACG GCAAAAGTGCGCAAGTTTGGTCCCAAGATCCTGCAACTGCTGACAGAGTGGACAGAGACGTTCCCCACCGACTTCAGGGACGAGAAGATGGTTGGACACCTTAAAGACATCATTCACAGGATAGCTCCATGTGATGAG GCGTACTGGAAAACCCTGAACCAGGTGCTGCAGAAGCTTAGCCAGAGGCTGGCCTTGATGAGCCAGGGGGAAGAGAGCATCGTCAAGGTCTCCCTCAATGCCTCCTCCATCTCTGACAAGCTGGTGGCCTTCAAGACCAAGCCTCCGCCCATCCAGAAGGACATGCTCTCCATCTGCAATGACCCGTACACACTGGCACAGCAGCTCACCCACGTGGAGCTG gaACATTTAAGTCATATTGAACCGGAGGAGTTTGTCCAAGCCTTTGTTCAGAAAGACCCACTAGATGGAACTCAG CCATGCTTCAGTGACCAGAAGAAGAAAACCTCCAACCTGGAGGCTTATGTCAGGTGGTTTAACAGACTGTGTTACCTGGTAGCTACTGAGATCTGCATG CCTGcgaagaagaagcagagagcCCAGGTGATCGAGTTTTTCATTGATGTAGCCAGGGAGTGTTTCAACATTGGAAACTTCAACTCCCTCATGGCCATCATCT CTGGTATGAACATGAGTCCCGTGTCACGGCTGAAGAAGACTTGGGGCAAAGCCAAGACCGCCAAGTTCTTCATTCTGGAG CATCAGATGGATCCTACAGGAAACTTTTACAACTATAGAACTGCCCTGAGGGGGGCTGCCCATCGCTCTCAGACTGCCAACAGCAACAGAGAAAGG aTTGTGATTCCCTTCTTCAGTCTGCTGATCAAAGATATTTACTTCTTGAATGAAGGATGTGCCAATCGGCTGCCCAACGGCCATGTCAACTTTGAG AAATTCGTGGAGCTGGCACGGCAGGTCGGGGAGTTCATGACGTGGAAACAAGTGGAGTGTCCGTTTGAGGAGGATCGGGCCATCCTGCACTACCTCCACACTGCTCCCATCTTCAGTGAGGACG GACTCTACCTTGCATCCTATGAGAGTGAGAGTCCAGAGAACCAGGTAGAGAAGGACAGATGGAAAGCACTCAG GTCTAACGTTCTGGGAAAGACATGA
- the LOC121901607 gene encoding ras-GEF domain-containing family member 1C-like isoform X1, which produces MPQTVCSGTMFTTPSGFSPHLACAEPGEEEEAAQEGQGPGACLADGPPITSASLDTLIQNLVPTADYYPEKAYVFTFLLSARLFIPPPELLARVCELCIKQQQLDQSPLDTAKVRKFGPKILQLLTEWTETFPTDFRDEKMVGHLKDIIHRIAPCDEAYWKTLNQVLQKLSQRLALMSQGEESIVKVSLNASSISDKLVAFKTKPPPIQKDMLSICNDPYTLAQQLTHVELEHLSHIEPEEFVQAFVQKDPLDGTQQPCFSDQKKKTSNLEAYVRWFNRLCYLVATEICMPAKKKQRAQVIEFFIDVARECFNIGNFNSLMAIISGMNMSPVSRLKKTWGKAKTAKFFILEHQMDPTGNFYNYRTALRGAAHRSQTANSNRERIVIPFFSLLIKDIYFLNEGCANRLPNGHVNFEKFVELARQVGEFMTWKQVECPFEEDRAILHYLHTAPIFSEDGLYLASYESESPENQVEKDRWKALRSNVLGKT; this is translated from the exons ATGCCCCAGACTGTGTGCTCAGGCACCATGTTCACCACTCCCAGTGGCTTCAGCCCCCATCTGGCCTGCGCTGAGcctggggaggaggaggaggccgcACAGGAGGGCCAGGGGCCCGGGGCTTGCCTGGCCGATGGGCCCCCGATCACCTCTGCCTCCCTGGACACCCTTATCCAGAACTTGGTGCCCACTGCTGATTACTACCCCGAG AAAGCCTATGTGTTTACCTTCTTGCTGAGTGCCCGTCTGTTCATCCCTCCTCCGGAGCTGTTGGCCAGGGTGTGTGAGCTGTGcattaaacagcagcagctggatCAGAGCCCACTCGATACG GCAAAAGTGCGCAAGTTTGGTCCCAAGATCCTGCAACTGCTGACAGAGTGGACAGAGACGTTCCCCACCGACTTCAGGGACGAGAAGATGGTTGGACACCTTAAAGACATCATTCACAGGATAGCTCCATGTGATGAG GCGTACTGGAAAACCCTGAACCAGGTGCTGCAGAAGCTTAGCCAGAGGCTGGCCTTGATGAGCCAGGGGGAAGAGAGCATCGTCAAGGTCTCCCTCAATGCCTCCTCCATCTCTGACAAGCTGGTGGCCTTCAAGACCAAGCCTCCGCCCATCCAGAAGGACATGCTCTCCATCTGCAATGACCCGTACACACTGGCACAGCAGCTCACCCACGTGGAGCTG gaACATTTAAGTCATATTGAACCGGAGGAGTTTGTCCAAGCCTTTGTTCAGAAAGACCCACTAGATGGAACTCAG CAGCCATGCTTCAGTGACCAGAAGAAGAAAACCTCCAACCTGGAGGCTTATGTCAGGTGGTTTAACAGACTGTGTTACCTGGTAGCTACTGAGATCTGCATG CCTGcgaagaagaagcagagagcCCAGGTGATCGAGTTTTTCATTGATGTAGCCAGGGAGTGTTTCAACATTGGAAACTTCAACTCCCTCATGGCCATCATCT CTGGTATGAACATGAGTCCCGTGTCACGGCTGAAGAAGACTTGGGGCAAAGCCAAGACCGCCAAGTTCTTCATTCTGGAG CATCAGATGGATCCTACAGGAAACTTTTACAACTATAGAACTGCCCTGAGGGGGGCTGCCCATCGCTCTCAGACTGCCAACAGCAACAGAGAAAGG aTTGTGATTCCCTTCTTCAGTCTGCTGATCAAAGATATTTACTTCTTGAATGAAGGATGTGCCAATCGGCTGCCCAACGGCCATGTCAACTTTGAG AAATTCGTGGAGCTGGCACGGCAGGTCGGGGAGTTCATGACGTGGAAACAAGTGGAGTGTCCGTTTGAGGAGGATCGGGCCATCCTGCACTACCTCCACACTGCTCCCATCTTCAGTGAGGACG GACTCTACCTTGCATCCTATGAGAGTGAGAGTCCAGAGAACCAGGTAGAGAAGGACAGATGGAAAGCACTCAG GTCTAACGTTCTGGGAAAGACATGA
- the LOC121901607 gene encoding ras-GEF domain-containing family member 1C-like isoform X3: protein MPQTVCSGTMFTTPSGFSPHLACAEPGEEEEAAQEGQGPGACLADGPPITSASLDTLIQNLVPTADYYPEKAYVFTFLLSARLFIPPPELLARVCELCIKQQQLDQSPLDTAKVRKFGPKILQLLTEWTETFPTDFRDEKMVGHLKDIIHRIAPCDEAYWKTLNQVLQKLSQRLALMSQGEESIVKVSLNASSISDKLVAFKTKPPPIQKDMLSICNDPYTLAQQLTHVELEHLSHIEPEEFVQAFVQKDPLDGTQQPCFSDQKKKTSNLEAYVRWFNRLCYLVATEICMPAKKKQRAQVIEFFIDVARECFNIGNFNSLMAIISGMNMSPVSRLKKTWGKAKTAKFFILEHQMDPTGNFYNYRTALRGAAHRSQTANSNRERIVIPFFSLLIKDIYFLNEGCANRLPNGHVNFEKFVELARQVGEFMTWKQVECPFEEDRAILHYLHTAPIFSEDGLYLASYESESPENQVEKDRWKALR from the exons ATGCCCCAGACTGTGTGCTCAGGCACCATGTTCACCACTCCCAGTGGCTTCAGCCCCCATCTGGCCTGCGCTGAGcctggggaggaggaggaggccgcACAGGAGGGCCAGGGGCCCGGGGCTTGCCTGGCCGATGGGCCCCCGATCACCTCTGCCTCCCTGGACACCCTTATCCAGAACTTGGTGCCCACTGCTGATTACTACCCCGAG AAAGCCTATGTGTTTACCTTCTTGCTGAGTGCCCGTCTGTTCATCCCTCCTCCGGAGCTGTTGGCCAGGGTGTGTGAGCTGTGcattaaacagcagcagctggatCAGAGCCCACTCGATACG GCAAAAGTGCGCAAGTTTGGTCCCAAGATCCTGCAACTGCTGACAGAGTGGACAGAGACGTTCCCCACCGACTTCAGGGACGAGAAGATGGTTGGACACCTTAAAGACATCATTCACAGGATAGCTCCATGTGATGAG GCGTACTGGAAAACCCTGAACCAGGTGCTGCAGAAGCTTAGCCAGAGGCTGGCCTTGATGAGCCAGGGGGAAGAGAGCATCGTCAAGGTCTCCCTCAATGCCTCCTCCATCTCTGACAAGCTGGTGGCCTTCAAGACCAAGCCTCCGCCCATCCAGAAGGACATGCTCTCCATCTGCAATGACCCGTACACACTGGCACAGCAGCTCACCCACGTGGAGCTG gaACATTTAAGTCATATTGAACCGGAGGAGTTTGTCCAAGCCTTTGTTCAGAAAGACCCACTAGATGGAACTCAG CAGCCATGCTTCAGTGACCAGAAGAAGAAAACCTCCAACCTGGAGGCTTATGTCAGGTGGTTTAACAGACTGTGTTACCTGGTAGCTACTGAGATCTGCATG CCTGcgaagaagaagcagagagcCCAGGTGATCGAGTTTTTCATTGATGTAGCCAGGGAGTGTTTCAACATTGGAAACTTCAACTCCCTCATGGCCATCATCT CTGGTATGAACATGAGTCCCGTGTCACGGCTGAAGAAGACTTGGGGCAAAGCCAAGACCGCCAAGTTCTTCATTCTGGAG CATCAGATGGATCCTACAGGAAACTTTTACAACTATAGAACTGCCCTGAGGGGGGCTGCCCATCGCTCTCAGACTGCCAACAGCAACAGAGAAAGG aTTGTGATTCCCTTCTTCAGTCTGCTGATCAAAGATATTTACTTCTTGAATGAAGGATGTGCCAATCGGCTGCCCAACGGCCATGTCAACTTTGAG AAATTCGTGGAGCTGGCACGGCAGGTCGGGGAGTTCATGACGTGGAAACAAGTGGAGTGTCCGTTTGAGGAGGATCGGGCCATCCTGCACTACCTCCACACTGCTCCCATCTTCAGTGAGGACG GACTCTACCTTGCATCCTATGAGAGTGAGAGTCCAGAGAACCAGGTAGAGAAGGACAGATGGAAAGCACTCAGGTGA